In Nymphalis io chromosome 13, ilAglIoxx1.1, whole genome shotgun sequence, one genomic interval encodes:
- the LOC126772646 gene encoding uncharacterized protein LOC126772646 isoform X1, with translation MQWCIVVLFHVKAIARRKLLACVFPRGARDGTRVKRLRADSTAVREPAQALDAPDPESNTAPAPTAFINPSVKEYLELGMAIPGKPGTDYPVLGAVPYTNFYCDDQAYPGFFADMETRCQAWHYCDIDGRQASFLCPNGTVFSQGVASCDWWFNVRCSLSPALYPLNARLYRRRKKQSRPKPHRVIDKKLIDEIFL, from the exons AtgcaatggtgcattgtcgtattatttcatgttaaagcgatcgcaagaagaaaattgctgGCGTGTGTTTTCCCGC gGGGTGCAAGAGATGGTACAAGAGTAAAGCGCTTGCGCGCCGACAGTACAGCGGTTCGTGAGCCAGCTCAAGCGCTGGACGCACCAGATCCGGAGTCGAATACTGCGCCCGCGCCTACAGCCTTTATTAATCCTTCAGTAAAGGAATATCTTGAATTGGGAATGGCAATACCTG GTAAACCAGGGACAGATTATCCTGTACTAGGGGCCGTTCCTTACACCAACTTCTATTGTGATGACCAAGCCTATCCAGGTTTCTTTGCAGATATGGAAACACGTTGTCAAG cATGGCATTACTGTGACATAGACGGTCGCCAAGCATCATTCCTTTGCCCGAATGGTACAGTCTTCTCTCAAGGAGTCGCGTCCTGTGACTGGTGGTTCAACGTGAGATGTTCACTATCGCCTGCGCTGTATCCCCTCAATGCGAGGCTGTACCGACGGAGGAAGAAGCAATCACGACCCAAACCGCATAGGGTCATAGACAAGAAGCTCAttgatgaaatatttctttaa
- the LOC126772646 gene encoding uncharacterized protein LOC126772646 isoform X2, whose protein sequence is MNTKNIFRCLTLVFFSLLTVVGGARDGTRVKRLRADSTAVREPAQALDAPDPESNTAPAPTAFINPSVKEYLELGMAIPGKPGTDYPVLGAVPYTNFYCDDQAYPGFFADMETRCQAWHYCDIDGRQASFLCPNGTVFSQGVASCDWWFNVRCSLSPALYPLNARLYRRRKKQSRPKPHRVIDKKLIDEIFL, encoded by the exons atgaatacaaaaaatatttttcgttgtTTAACTTTAGTGTTTTTTTCATTACTTACAGTCGTGG gGGGTGCAAGAGATGGTACAAGAGTAAAGCGCTTGCGCGCCGACAGTACAGCGGTTCGTGAGCCAGCTCAAGCGCTGGACGCACCAGATCCGGAGTCGAATACTGCGCCCGCGCCTACAGCCTTTATTAATCCTTCAGTAAAGGAATATCTTGAATTGGGAATGGCAATACCTG GTAAACCAGGGACAGATTATCCTGTACTAGGGGCCGTTCCTTACACCAACTTCTATTGTGATGACCAAGCCTATCCAGGTTTCTTTGCAGATATGGAAACACGTTGTCAAG cATGGCATTACTGTGACATAGACGGTCGCCAAGCATCATTCCTTTGCCCGAATGGTACAGTCTTCTCTCAAGGAGTCGCGTCCTGTGACTGGTGGTTCAACGTGAGATGTTCACTATCGCCTGCGCTGTATCCCCTCAATGCGAGGCTGTACCGACGGAGGAAGAAGCAATCACGACCCAAACCGCATAGGGTCATAGACAAGAAGCTCAttgatgaaatatttctttaa